The DNA region ATAACCTGCAAAAGAGAGGGGTTTTTAGTGGCGCTTTCAGGCAAACGAAGGCAAGTGCGAGGCGAATACAAGGAGCGCGCAAAACACGCGCGAAGGAACGCAAATTTCATCATGACTCTGTTCGCCTGGAAGTGCAAAAAAAACGACGCTTTCTCTGAAAGCAATATAAGAGATGCAGGGGCCCTTTTTGTTAATGCGCCCTCCTCCTGATCAGGAGCTCATTTAAGCTTCGGCAAGGTCCGACGTGAGGTGTTTCTAGACAAGACACTTTGTTATTCGATCGCTTCTCTACCAGTAAACAGTCTAGGGTAACTTCGTTTGAGTCTTGGTCTTTGCTCATGCAAATATCGTGTCAGTGGCAGAACAAATTCGAACATAAATCAAAGATTCTTGTCACGCGACGCCTTCTATTCGTGCATTTGCTCACGTTGAAACCGTAAATGGGCGGTGACATGCATCGAATGatttcataaaaacaaataattggaAGTTTCAAGTTCTCCGCTTCCCTTCATATGTTTCCGGATATTAATAcccatgaaaatttcaatttcttttggcGGAAATTTTGCGggatttcattcattttccgttttttgCCTTTTAAGTTTAGCACAAGGAATTAAGGCGCGATCAGCCATAATTGAATCGGATCAAATTTGGGCATGTTTCTTCCGCACATTCCACTTTTTTTGATCTCGATCAGGTGCTGAGCGCCGCAGAGTATAAGCCCCTTGGGTTGCATGCAGCTATTTTGAGAAAGGTAGtcggaaaagaaaaaaagcgtCAAGTGCCCGCAACAACCCCTAAAGGTATTGTGTGTGGTTCTAAGGTCACGGTTCTTCGACCTCAAGGGAACTGTTAAGATGAAGTATCGCGGGTttcatgaatttatttatttgacttaTTAACATTCTCTGATTACCGGATACCCCGATCAGCTAGACAGATTACCTTTCCAGATTAGCGCATatacttttgtccttttttccgACAGCCTCTCTCGAAACAGCTGTATACCTAAATTTTAAATccaaaattatcatttattcACCCAGGACCTCCATCAGGAGCTACTAGAACATGCCGACTCAGAAGACAGTGAAAATAATAACTTTTCGCTGGCAGACAGAGTTCCGTTGCTGACAAAATTCTGGAACGACTCCTCAGTACAGACTTGCTTTGGccaaagaaatttgttttacaTCGACGATTCCGCTAAATAGTAAGTAAAACTATAAAAATATCGGTTACCATTGATTATTGtaagagaaaacagaaagaatTAGTATCGGAATGCGCTTTTAGAGCGTTTTTAGCGCGACCTCAGCCTCTCTTGGCGTGATTACTGGGACATACTCGCGCGATAGCTGCATGGTTTGCGGGTAATATACTTTGACAGACCTCCTTAAGTGTGAATGTACAGAAAGATTTCGGATAACTGAAGGTGGTTTTCTTGATTTTGCTTTCGTAATGTAGCGTTAAATATTAATAAGCTAGTAATGTCTGGTATATTGAGCAATCAGACATAATGTAGAGCTATCGTACGCTCTTTCTTCCTCATAGGTATCTTATTTACAAGAGTAACGCATAGTGCGCTTGTCTTTACAATGAAAGTTGTTACTTGCGAGCAAGGCCTTCATTATTGACGCGTAGGCGCGAGAGTCTCTTCACCTGCGAGACGTCTGCACTGATTATTAGTGCAAAACCTATCCTCGACTCCTCTCAAATCTTCCCACGCACGGAGAAAAGTGCGTCCTGCAGCGCTGATAATGAAGGCGTTTACAGGCCATTCGTAGCCTGTGTAACCTGTGACTTATTGCGTccattattgttttttaatcagtttttttgaGAATCTCGAAAGGCTATCAAATCTCGATTACATCCCAACACACGAGGATATTCTGCACGCTAGGCAACAAACTCAAGGtgttcaagaaagaaaaatttcagtaaacagttacaattacaGGTAAGGTGGTAAAGATATTTAAGAATATTcagattacttttaaaaagatcATTACGAGGCTTAACTCTTGACCCTAAgggtgactggcatctaatttctccttacaatgtcacccctaaatcatacaaaaaaagttatgagaaaaaaagaaatgatcatcagctggctcttgattgttacaagagttctccttttcagcaccttagaaatTTAAAGGCTATGTCTCAACACACTTATGAGCTACTTCCAAAGCTCTGTAGATCTCATCGCTGTCACCTtattttctacttattttctttgttgttaacaGAGTTATAGATGTTGGAGGACAAAAAAGTCAACGCAAAAAGTGGATTCATTTCTTTGAAGGTGTAACAGCCGTTGTGTTCTTTGTGTCATTGAGTAGCTACGACGAATTCGTCGAGGAGGACGAAAATTCGGTAAGTCGTCCTGCTACTGTTCGGTGCTTCCGAATGTTCACGAAGATTTCTGAAGTtgccatattttttaaaaaggacACCAAATCAAGATTCCAGAGTCCTTTGAATGTCTCCATTTCGAAAATGAGCAAAGTATTCGATATAAAGCTACAGCGGATCAAGATACAGACATAAAACCCTTTGTGTTTAATTTGTTCGTTTAGGCgttaaaattcataattaaaaatacatttccattttttttttcgttctttatTGGGTCGCAGAATGCTATGCATGACAGCCTGGAGTTATTTGAAGAAATCAGTCAAAATGCTTTCCTTGAGAAGACGGAATTTATTCTCTTTCTTAACAAGCATGACTTATTCGTGGAGAAGCTGAAGACTTCAAATCTGTCTGCGTGCTTTCCCGACTACGACGGTAAGTGGACGACGTTCAAAGCTGAGATTGCTTGATAGGCTGAGCGAACGGGAAGCCTTGCTTCTGTCGAGAGGGAAGCTTACCGTTGCGTGCACGCGTAATTCCTTAGTATTCTTCCGGGCAAGCTCATGCTTTTTCTGGCCAGAAAAACTCTTGACCACAAtcgaaaataaaatgtttcctGATATTTGATTGGCTGGGCCTTATACAATCCGTTGTGCTAAGAACGAGATTGATAAAACTTTACTTTCTTTATAGGAGCAGTAGTATCAGTAGGCTCGCAAATCCTCCACCCTCCAACATTCTGAATGGTGCAAGATTGActggaggggaaggggggggggggttaaggCTTTGTACGTTTTATTCCAACTTGAGACCTACACCCTTACCTTTGAAATGTCAGTTTTGGTCCAAAAGCTATCTATTTTACTTACTTAGGATAAAATTCCACACCGCACTCCTCCTTTATCCTCTCTTGCAATCCTCTTCTCCGACTcgttttaagaaaatttaatgCGCTCCCTTTGGGCAAAACCCCCGTACATACGATCCATGACATAGTCACCCCTGGGGCAGTGCCCCGTCGTCCCCATCGCCCCGTTCAAATTGCTTCTTGGAATCGCACTTTAAAAAAGGACGGGTACGCTGATTTCCTCCTCGCATTGTTTTTGGAGGAAGAGTGGTTAAAAaagatcattttatttttaaagaaaacaatttctacATGACAGCATATTGATATATTATTTCCTTGCTTGCAGGAGGTCCAGACCCCGAGATAGGTTTAAATTACATCCGGGAGTTGTTTTTGTCCAAGAAACCCGCTGACAAGCACATGTATTTGCACGTGACATGTGCAACAGACACTGACCTAATGAAAGCGGTGTTGAAAGATgtgtttgaaattttagtcGATATAAACCTGAAGAAACTCTCTACACTTTAACTAAGAGGTAGTCTGAAAAGGCAAGCTCCGATGTGCGAAACCTGTCGCCAGTTATGGCACCCATCCTAGTCACGTATGGGCAAATGTAACAACTGTTAACCGCGAACCTTCCCATTTTTTTAATCCCTTCTTATCAGAATTTTCTTACCTCCAAATTAGGCGAAAATGAGCGACACCGAGATTAACCATCAACGCGAACTTAAGTAAACTTACTTTGAAATAACTCCGAAAAGTCCCCTTACAATCGACATCTCTAAGTTTCTGCTTGTAGTTAACGGACCTACAGCATTACAACTGCTCTTCGAAAAGGGATCACTCACGTTCGCTTAAGCTCAGAATTGCTTGTGATTATAAACGTTTTATAAAAGTTATGATGAAATAAAGGTTTGAAGTCTTTCTTGCAAttagctttgtttttttcactcgCGTCGAATGCAAACtgataaaataatttgcacGCAACACTGAGAACGCGTGGCTTAGGGGCGTTTAATGAAATATCGCTAGACTTATCTCTAAGGGGTAagtccccctttatactctgttagcaacGACTGATCTCCCCTTCGTTCGTTCCTCCTGGAAAACAATGATACCCCCCAAAATCATCCGACCCCGACCTTCCTTCCCGGCCCCCAGGCGATGAATAATGACCAGTTGCCTagaaagagagaaatatcaAAGGTTGTTCATGCGATTCTTCTGTTGGGGATCTTAGTTTATCGGCTCAACAGGAGAAGGggatgggagggggggggggaaggaaagAGAGGATAACGATGCTTCTTCAACTTCCAGTTCTACGCTAAGAATGACCAAAGGCAGTGGATCTGAGGGCTGATTAAAAGACCCTGAAATCAATACGTCATTGGTGGAGATTCTGAGTGCACTTGTTAAACGAATCGAATTCAAAAATATCTTGCCATGACAGGGACAACGAATTTCACAACCCAAACAATTTGGGcacttatttttttcccaacaaatttttaacagtatATCGTACGATTCAAAATATTACTGAGTACACACAAAATCCTCCACAGGATCACAACTTCCAACATAACAGCGGTTCTTTATTCTTCAATAATGCCTAGCTGCTCTTTCAGTTCGATAACAGTTCCTTTTTCAAATACGCTGTCCGAACAAATCACGTTCTCGGAACAACTCAGAGTACAGTTATGCCGAGGGCATAAGGCTTGTTATGTCCTCAAGCGCCGCACAAGATGTCCAATATATTATTACCAATCAGTGAAATTTCTTAAGTCACAACCACGGGTCCAATTCTCATCTTGGACGACCGCGCCCTCTTCCAGCGGGTGCAGGGGGTCCATCACCCCCTGACTTAGGGTTTTTTACTGTTTCGTCCACCGACAGGATCAGACAAGCTGCTTCCGTAGCAGCCGTGATGGCATTGATTTTCACAATGGCTGGCTCCCAGACACACGCCTCGAAGTTATCGGCGATGTCTTCGTTGTTTATATCCACCCCATACCACATGCCAcctaaacaaagaagaaaaaaaatcaaagtgctctgtgagcaaactcgtgaattgacacatgattttttggattatgtttaatgttatctggttttgggaattttatggttgattgtcatatctagagtacgagcagtaattcagtgttcgctaatgtagcaaagaaacaaagtaacgttgggataagaaggcatttcAATTGAAATGATTAtactattacatttgacaagggtggatgatgtcgtgttttaaacgtatatcatttttgtttctggttcaaaagaaaaggttggaagtaaatgtgggtgaaaagtaaaatttactgtctatcattgtaaatattagaaaatcaaggcagtactgtcttaatgaaaacattaacgattccctctttatcaaatgagacaaacgggaacgagttttgagtgatataactaagccaagactgccaccgtcatttaGAATCTCCGCCTGGgcagattttagtcacgtgctaggcaacgtataatcaataacaagatagaatttaatttcaggcctatttatcaattttgtggtgtataactttcgcattttagtacgtaatatgtattttgaatcttcaaattgtcttgaaacttaaaagaaaattgttctttaaaaattcaccaaaaatcggtagctaaaattgtttgtttaggtgttattttgattttcgtattaacttgtaacttcgttagtcgccggcatcttctgttgcctcacacaggaaaaacacacgatacgaaacgttatgatcgattttgtcctcaatctcacgccaaCAGAAGAAgattttgaacatctgtaaactcagagcgcttcgcagtaagtgatattttcaagaaTCTTCGGATTGTCTTCtagttcaaggattgtaaattacaattttatgaaaaacgaaggttgttctgttatttcagtgtgaatccttgcatgcctgccagtcgctggcgccgcttgttgaaactaaaacgaaaaaaaaaaactcttttaagattatctttggcttctttttcaccccaccactattcttagcaacaaaggtcgccatttcgttcgtttattgctcgccaaaaactatcagatgcactcaaaagcctaaaatcgaaaaaaagtttacaggaatcgaccaatcgagcgagcgctattccccacatcgtatctacaactcgctctaGCGCATTCGCGCaatccacgagttaaaaaaggaataaagttGATTGTCGTTTGTACAGAGGAtgtacagggcgtgaaattgcgcctaatacaggcgccaatgcgactaaatttttcactttggcaaccaaatcctggaaattagtcgccaaattggcgactagaatgtttcatcataaccttaccaagagatatagtgaattaaaaagatttgcaaagataaatccgcgacgaacttcctcgttaagtttgtttccaaaacgcaacacatgcatctcgatcgataactagacgccatcttggatttaggtgagctttaACGTTGTATATcgtccatcctagtgtccactttgtagcatgttaaagatcttttcccaaatttaattttggaggATCTATCTAGAACGCcgacagcttaaaaaaaaggttttgtttgtctttgaaaatggcgaacAACTTTTTTCCacttggctaccactttgaagaatttaggagccaagtggctatcggaaaaaaaaattaatttcacgccctgatgTAGCGTGGGGTTTCCTTCTTTTTACTGCGAGTCGACACTAAAATTCGAAAAGTCTTTGGAAGCTGACTTTACATCTGAAGAAGATGTTCAAACAACTCCCCATTGTCCATGCCCCACCCATCCCTCTTCCAGCACCATGTTGATTAGAGTTATTCCTAGAGGGTTCTTACGCACAGTGTGCAAAACTGATaacttctttatctttttcataTTCCTCACGTAATATTTTGAGTCAAATTACATGGCCCGAGTGGAATAGTGGGTGTGCAACTTTGTGCATCAACATCAAACGTTCGAAAATTGCGTAAGTGTGAAATTTCATCCATCGTGATTGTACAGAAATTCAGCCACCTTACAAGACCCCGCCCGGTATTCAGCAGCCACGGCAGATTAACAAATATATGGTTTGTACGCGCCTTCCTTAATTTGTAAAGAGTTCAATGCCCCGTTTGAACGCTATTTTGATACACGGTCCCTCTTCTAGGCCTTGGGAAACCTTTATTTACAGGTTCGATGTAACGTACAGCGTCCAGTTGTCCAAAAATATAGCTATCCATCGGATAAAAAACTATCCGGCGGTTGAGTGTTCAAAAGACGTACCGCGCTATCCGCCGAATAAGATTAACCCGGTGTACAGTTTTATTCGCCCTACGAAAACTCCAGACGAAGTGTCGATCCTCTTACCTTGAAAGTGTTTCTGTCTTAGTTTATTCAAGATATTAGTAGCATCAAATCCCGCATTGTCGCACAGCTGTCTGGGAATGATCTCCAGAGCTCGGGCCATGGATCCAATAAGAAGCTGTTCCTTTCCTGCGATCGACCGAGAAAAATCTCTCAGGTATTTGCTTAGTTCCATTTCGATCGCTCCCCCGCCTGCTACCACTGCATCATTTTTGATCGCTCGTCGTACGATCATGATGGCGTCATGCAGAGATCTTTCTGTTTCTTCGATGAATTGTTCAGCTCCACCTCGTAAAATGACAGTGCACGTCTTGGCCTCAGGGCAACCAGTAAAGATGTTATATCTGAAATACGAGTAGAAATCGGTACTGTCAAACCTCTGTGAAGTGGTCACCCTCAGGAAATAGCAACACTGGAGATAACCAATTCATAGAGGTTAGCTAAAACTTTCAGAATGACGAagccatagaaaacaaaattcatcgCACCATTTCACATTTGTATTTTACAAACGCGACCACCAAATGTAAGGCCTGGAACCAAACATGCACAGTCTGATCTTGTTATTGTCAAGAAGGTCACAAGTATTCATAAAcagaacttttaaaatttgtccCTCACTCGCTTGACTCTCTAATAACTTGTCGTAGGCAAACATCGACATCTGCTCACGCGTTCGAGCATGGGGTATTTCGTAGTATCTCCTGGGTTGTGAACGTCGCTAAATGTTGGAGCAGGTACGAACCGACACAAACCAGGAGCGAATCGTCTGAATTTGGGTACGAATCGACTGAGTACGAAACGTGTATTGTTATGAAACGCCTCGATACCACTTAAACTTAAACACATCACTTCCCTGTTTCCGTCAAATTCCACCCCCTCAAATTCTTTAGTTTCTTTAATTACAACATCGAAGATGGTTCCCATGTTATAAAGTGGTAAATTTTACCTAATTAGCGAAATGATTTTTATACAGTGTCCTAATATTACTGCATACCTCTCTCCACCAATCTGCTCTTCTTCAAACAGTTCACACATGCCTAGAACTTCGTCTGTCATGTTATTGACTGTTGTTTGAATGGCACCACCACAGGCCTTCATAGTTCTCTTCAAGTCTTCTTCCACAACGCGACCAGCACAGAACATGTCCCTGAAAACAAACCGATCCTCGTCATGAAAATGCCTTCATATAAGACCCTCTCCCAATTTGAATGTTCTTGTAAAGGCCAATTTTATCACAACTGATGCAAGGCTAAAACAAATTTGGGGAATATCAGCAGATATTTCCCGGTATTTACAGTGAATCCTCTGTAAATAGCACTTTATAGAGGAGCCTGGCTAGACTTTCAACCAGACATTTTTCTGGTAAGGTAGCATCGCAACTGAATGGTTTTTGATATATTATACTAGGAAATGAAGGATTGGTATTTTCAGAGTTTCACCAAACTTTAGTTCCTAATAGTCAACAAATAAATGCCACGTTCTTCTGATTGGGTGCAGCTTTTGTTCAAGGATTGCATTCAATGGTCATTCTGGCTCAGTCTGCTGCAAGTAAACTTTTGACCTTTAGGAGTAACTAGCATCAAATTTACATTACACCACCATTATCACCTCTAAATCAAACTTGAAGGTCAGGAGAATGAAGGAAACGTTGTCAactccttaggaaatgtatagagaacagtatggagaatatgcatactgatattaacGTGAAAAGGATTGATCGAGAGCAGGGTGTATTTGAGGGATGCATTTCAGAGAGGAAATATGATAAAAGAAAGTCTAACCTATCAGCAAAATATTGTGTGGCGACATCTCCAATGGGGAGCTTTGAGAGAACAACCTTTGCACCACTCTTGACTATCTTGTCCAGTTTGTCATAAAGGATCTCCCACTCAGCATCCACAATCTGCTGATATTCCTGTGGAAGAGAGAAAATGATCAGATCAATAGTAAGCCTCATGCACTTCTGATGTGCATAATTCTGTGCATATTTTCTATAGGGGAGAACCCTTAAAAAGTGGAGGCTCCTCTTCTATGATAAAGGctctcccaattttttttttttcagaaaaaggaaacaccCTACCATCAGTGTTTTCACTTCTCAGAATTGAGAAGTAACTTTCGAATGGTGAAGTGAATATAAACCTTTACGCAGAGTAAATCATCATATCCAGAAGTGTGTATTAACCATGACTAAGACACAATTTCTTCTTGCAGTACCAAAAAAATATctagcagaaaagtgatgagaatagcaaaaattattaactaggggattatcatttgatccaacaccaaattctcacagcAAACTTTCTAAAGAGTGTATAGcacacagtaaggagaacttctATCAAGATAATGAGAGAGAAAGGGTTAAGCAAGTGATTTCTAATACCACCTTAATATCATGAGGGTTAATCTTAAACTGAGAATTGATCATTACAATCTGGACTATACAAGGTGTTGGTGCTCCTGAACAAGTTTACAGATCCAGAGAGTTTTTTCATGCTCTTAATATATCATGGCAGCACTACACTTCACATTCTGCATCCTTACCTTCACATTGTCAAGTCTAATCtctgcattttccttttctgccTTCAGTTCAAGCTCTACATTTAGCATTGCAATCTTGGGATTCTTGTACTTTTTGGGTTGCATTTCAAATCCAGCATAGGAAAACGTCTTCTTAAAGGCCACACCAGAAATGAGGCGTGAATCTTCTAAGGCTCCACCTTTCACCTTCTTCATTCCAATCATGTTTAGTGGAAGAAGATCATCTAGAAGC from Pocillopora verrucosa isolate sample1 chromosome 1, ASM3666991v2, whole genome shotgun sequence includes:
- the LOC131781314 gene encoding guanine nucleotide-binding protein G(t) subunit alpha-2, which produces MAEELQRIDSNLKPSELKAAFKRSRDIDALLDKERELKEKEVQLLILGSGCSGKTTFLKQLRILYGDGYTEKERKEFKPVIYGNVRRAMIRILEAMEEIGLTFANEELSTKDLHQELLEHADSEDSENNNFSLADRVPLLTKFWNDSSVQTCFGQRNLFYIDDSAKYFFENLERLSNLDYIPTHEDILHARQQTQGVQERKISVNSYNYRVIDVGGQKSQRKKWIHFFEGVTAVVFFVSLSSYDEFVEEDENSNAMHDSLELFEEISQNAFLEKTEFILFLNKHDLFVEKLKTSNLSACFPDYDGGPDPEIGLNYIRELFLSKKPADKHMYLHVTCATDTDLMKAVLKDVFEILVDINLKKLSTL
- the LOC131781184 gene encoding T-complex protein 1 subunit eta-like, translating into MMQPGIILLKEGTDASQGVPQLISNINACQFIADAVRTTLGPRGMDKLIVNSQGKATISNDGATIISLLDVVHPAAKTLVDISKSQDAEVGDGTTTVTLLASEFLKQVKPFIEEGVHAQIAVKSFRKAANLAICKIKEIAVKIKKDDPKEMRVLLERCAATSLNSKLVAAHKDFFSKMVVDAVMLLDDLLPLNMIGMKKVKGGALEDSRLISGVAFKKTFSYAGFEMQPKKYKNPKIAMLNVELELKAEKENAEIRLDNVKEYQQIVDAEWEILYDKLDKIVKSGAKVVLSKLPIGDVATQYFADRDMFCAGRVVEEDLKRTMKACGGAIQTTVNNMTDEVLGMCELFEEEQIGGERYNIFTGCPEAKTCTVILRGGAEQFIEETERSLHDAIMIVRRAIKNDAVVAGGGAIEMELSKYLRDFSRSIAGKEQLLIGSMARALEIIPRQLCDNAGFDATNILNKLRQKHFQGGMWYGVDINNEDIADNFEACVWEPAIVKINAITAATEAACLILSVDETVKNPKSGGDGPPAPAGRGRGRPR